A window of Acipenser ruthenus chromosome 32, fAciRut3.2 maternal haplotype, whole genome shotgun sequence genomic DNA:
aaagtcattgttgatgtggattctgttgccatgaagggcagctctcaatcatgaagtgttaaactcacagggctataaacactcccagagcactgaagcatgtgctgccaatgcaaagtgtcttttctatgcaaattgtcttccttggcacagcagccacttgtagCCCAGCAGTGGCGTAAACACAGGcttggtgctgtgtgttctgaCAGAGCAAGATTAGCAGTTTAGCACGGTTGGGATGGGAAGGGTCAGACTGGCAGGAGAAACATGATGTGATTGGGATTGCTGTCAGTCTGGGGTTGTGTTGTAACAgcctgttttattactgtgtcaTTACTTCATACAATGAGTGCTGTTCTGGCTTTCTCTTTGATAGTGTTCATAAGTACACCCTGTGCAGGATTGGGTCTGATGGCTTGAATGGAAATTGCTTAAgaatacaatgaaatacaatCTTATTCACTTGAGTTTGCTGAAGGATATTTAAGAATGTTTTAatagaaatcattttaaaaatatgatgttcAGGGAACTGTTTTACATTATGGAAATCAGTGGTGCTGTGTGTTTTGTAAAGCTGAAAATAACACACCCCTACAGATTGGGTTTGATCAAGTGCCTGTTTCCCTCTTGTGGTGAGTGTTAGTAACTGCAGTCTTTGCTGTTCAGGATCAGTTTAATGAAGATGCAATCCCTTGGTTTAAAATGTGTGCTCCACTTTCATCAGCCTCTCACAGTAAAAGTCATTGCAGGAGAAAGTGGAGTAACATATAGGACAAGGGGCATGAAGGAACAGACTGTGTGAGCTGATAAAAACTCAATTAGCTATCTGTATGatgatttgtctttttttatttagttttttaacagCCGTGATGAGAAGATTTAATTAAAGTTAAGTCAAAGTCAAAAACAGTTTTGTGTTAATTTGAGGGTGTGTTTATTCACTGGTAGTGAGAATACAATGTAAAGATGCAATCAGCATAGTGGGGCAATGTGGGCACCTTTGAAAACATTCATCCTTTCTGCTCCAGTCTACTCTGAATACTCACGCTGTCACTGTGTGGCCCTTGTCCCAGTTTGCTCACTTTGCAATGAGGATAATGAGGCTGCATTAGAAAACATTCCTCCACATTGCTCGATGTCTTCTCATACAGACTGTTTGACTtctcaagctgtcactgtggatctctgtttcaagctgtcactgtgtatctctgttccaagctgtcactgtgtatctctgtttcaagctgtcactgtgtatctctgttacaagctgtcactgtgtatctctgttacaagctgtcactgtggatctctgttacacgctgtcactgtgtatctctgttccaagctgacactgtgtatctctgtttcaagctgtcactgtggatctctgttacaagctgtcactgtgtatctctgttccaagctgtcactgtggatctctgttacaagctgtcactgtggatctctgtttcaagctgtcactgtgtatctctgttacaagctgtcactgtgtatctctgttacaagctgtcactgtggatctctgttccaagctgtcactgtggatctctgttacaagctgtcactgtgtatctctgtttcaagctgtcactgtgtatctctgttacaagctgtcactgtggatctctgttccaagctgtcactgtggatctctgttccaagctgtcactgctcttaagtttaaactcattttcagctgatccagtttctttgcctttcagaaaaaagaaaacaagttttctctggcaatcaaaaagaaaaaaatagcttatagttttctttgtgttgagtttgtacaaacacagctatttctctctcttctcccttctctcaaaccattcatcttagccacagctgtgattatgtagctttgttatacagtataaataattattaattgtaaaatattaaaacttgagctgcaggttaacagatccatcataaactttgtgaaatcaaatccattcaagaagaaaacattttgatttttcacattgctaatgttgagtgaaaagtttccagttttttttcctgtggaccccctggactgactctgaggaccccaggttaagaaccactgctctggattaaagagcatcattttattactctctctctccctcttgtggtcacaaaGTGttgtgcagtctgtgctgctacAGATTCTCATACCATAAGAAGCTCTGCTGTCTCAACTTACtgtgaatatttaaaaaagtaaagaacATGAAAAATTCCTCTAAAAGATGTAttgaattcagtgttttaattggcTGAATCAGCcgtctctttttcttttatctaGATTAAAGTTGGAAAATGCTTCCAGTACCTGCAGCAGAAAGAATGTGTGCATATCATGCAAGGATGTGAGAAGAGAAAAGAGTAGGGATGAAACAGAGGAACAGAGAGCAGCAGAAAGCATGCAAGTGGAGTATAGGGAGGAAGAAAAGGGAAGCAGAAAAGAGCAaagaaacaatacaagaaagtataggagaaatctttcaaaatgacatgaacCAGAACCACAACTTAATGAGAATAATTTGACAAACTCACCGTCAAAAGTTCTCTTTTCAGCTCAGTCACTAGGGAAGGCAGTAAGTGGAGTAAACCGGGCACTTCCAAAGTGTTGTGGGAAAGAAACTGGCAACTCAATTTGGTTTGGCTCTGGTAGATAAGCACGCTTCCACACAAAGAGCTGAAGTTAGTGAAACAGAATGTCAGGTTTGTGCATTCTGTGAGATTGATTGTGTGTCCCGTTAGCTGCCTGGATGAAAAGACTGCATCACTatcaaaaaaaagaatgcacaaaaaAGTGCTCCTGATGACGGTTCTTGAAGCTCACCGCCTCTTCAAGAATGAATATCCTGATGTAAAAATCAGAACATCAAAAGAAGTCTGCAGCATTGCGCCCTGTGCATgttcagcctgtctgtctgttgttACCATGACAACACAGAGATGCTACTAGATGGTTTGAAAAAGGTTTGTCAAAATATCCCCAATGGAAATCTCCTGGTCACTGGGTCACTTTGCAACTGGCAGATGAAATGCTGCCAAGACCTTGCTAGTTCTATCAATCAGATACAATTGTACACTACTACCAATAGATGGCTAACAATAAAAAGGAACTGCTTGAGTCAACATTACACGATGCCACGGAGGAGCTCAAACCCAGCGCACCATTCTGCGGAGCCACAGTTTTATTGCCAAGGTGCAACTTCACCAAATCAAGACACTGAAGatgaattgaaatgaatgtgaagcTATACTTCAGGAAGATTTCTCAGAACacttcctgtggcaaagtggtaattggtagcaggtgtatagcaggtgcagtgcgtataccgtaattccaagaatcacacagacaacaaagtacgggtgaaaatgttttaatggtttataatccaatggtctgatgacctgccagtaaataataaagagctggcaatacacaacaatgtgtattgcacagtgatgaaacaaagggttgcagtcccgcaaataatagacatggtacaaaacacacaattagacaaacacgatcactgttccaaagtgagtgctctcagtgcttgtggtgcagtacaatataatacgtgcttttagtgaaacaggtgctgataacaacgtttattcgtgacggtagtgcagtggtgatctggtttcgtgctggcccttggtgacagctccggatttgtgtttagccgtctggtgataataaacacagacaattactaaacagacaaacaaacaaaacactcacaaattcttttttaaaattattttgggcaatctcccggtccttccagtttccatgtcaaaacccaagcgaaggaaaagatttacaattctccagccccttttatgcggttatgcatgaccccttggtaaacgattacagctgactctattgcctgcagctgcttcCTCATTtacctttttccaggctgattgacttcccgacccagggaatgaactgtcaggacaacctgtccaaagcctttccctttcgctactttgtatcctcacaagtcgagagggagatttacgaccagaactcattatatttctgtcacagccattcagaaaaaaaaacaagttttctcttgcaatcaaaaagaaaaaaatagcttatagttttctttgtgttgagtttgtacaaacacagctatttctctctcttctcccttctctcaaacaattcatcttagacacagctgtgattatgtagctttgttacacagtataaataattattaattgtaaaatattaaaatcagagctgcaggttaacagatccatcataaactttgtgaaatcaaatccattcaagaagcaaacattttgattttgcacattgctaatgttgagtgaaaaatttccagtttttttttcctgtggactccctggactgtctctgaggaccccaggttaagaaccactgctctggattaaagagcatcattttattactctctctctctccctcttgtggtcacagagtgtagtgcagtttgtgctgttttgtgttttctcattttaaggttgTGGAGAGATATTCTCATGCCATAAGAGACAGGTTCAGCTGACTCAATTTACCCTGAATATTTTCAAAGGGTAAATATCAGAAAAATTCCCCTAAAAGATGTATTGGCATCTTCATGAATTCAGCGTTTTAATTGGCTGAGAGACtctaattgatttatattgtcctttgagccactttgtgtgactcaatgacctaataaaagtttagtcaccccagcaagttaaagcagttgcttccagattgttttaatacatgcactccTTTTCCAGTCGGCTCCATAGCGTGGAACACTCCCTGTTTTTCACAGAACATGACAGGTATAGAAGCCTCTAACCTGTTCTTAAGAGCGTCATTATGCACATTTGCTTGCAGTTTAAACAATGGCTCACAGGAAACCTGTCCCTGGAAGATGAACGGATGTGGTTTCAGCACCTGTTACATAGGATAGCTCCAGCCCTAATACATTGAAACCGTTTCAAATAAAAGCTAAATTGAGGAGAGTCCCTGCAATGGGGGACCTGTAtgggtggttccatggtgtaatggtccagcactctggactctgaatccagtgatccgGGTTCAAATCTCAGTTGAACCTGTTGTAATCATGTTGTAGTTGTCTTACAAAATACACCTTATCgtctggttttgttttaaaataactaaaGCTTTGAACTCCTACAGCTAGTCCAAATAAATGAGTGCTGGGACTGTgtcaaagtggctgctgagtgagaacaggtgcagaggcGAATCAGTGCAGGAAAAATCACAACCAGAATCTGGAATCTGTTTGGAAAAGGGCTCTTTTATTtgtaatcccggtctggtgaccaaacaataaaacTCTGGcaatacacatcaatgtgtaaACCACGGATGTAACAATAATTATGGGTTGCAGCCCAAATAATAAACTGTATAGTGAACACGGTCACCAATCCGGGGGCTCCTGGAGGGTGATAACAATAAGAGTTCTAGAGTTCTCAAATTGCCATGAGATCGCTATGTCTACAGAAGTCGTCAGGAGGTgattctagacagcattcagaactggacagacacatggcaaattacatttaatagagaagtgtaaggtacagcacacaggcaatacatttctcccccttcctttctatattggttaaatGTGGGCTCTagtctttttttaacatcactgagtcccttgtccctgtgcaactacaatgtagaaacatatagagaatgtaatggataataaacatcactgctgattctcttaaagcgtgtttatttatttctaatactggaccctgtcttaatactgtatcacattctgaatatgaatagagctggattattaattgtagataatacttagaataccaaatacatatttagcattaaaaagtagtgcattattttgtgtatcagccgccacacaaagctgagcgcagagcggtatactgtaatgatgctccagtcagtctgcctggactgcacctgaaccatcttaaaaacacgaagcctctaataagctaatttgtaaaagttagtaaagaattgcacTAATATAActaagctaaatttgaactcctagctggagcaacgagagagggcgagagggcggggcagagaaggagggggagacgctgctaggcaaccggctcgtgaacattccactcagctgagcagagaccgttaggatttaaaaatgcgaacgttccgagcggcgttaggcgcttcgttaaattaacacaccgttgctggcattttaattttgaagaaaaccatattttaaatactcaaataggactgtattaaaatttttttttacttcagttccagaccgttttccaacaaataaaaggagttacgtatttataataagtatatttgttatgatattaagactaaacaaatgtgctacagtttagtgtataatttatttatttattaaatgttgtagtatttctttttttaatattgtattgttttcacaaaataacatccatacattatcagttcatctgctagagtaatcaaatcacaaatattactcgtcagtaattcatacatagacacgctgtggtaacttcaagaagttaaaatgtaaggctggaatcaagtttaaccaaataaataagtaaatacattaataacgacatgaaacaaaaatacgttttggtagctcatacgtaggcctatttaaattacaaaatgcgacctgttttagaaattgatttatatactaactgccatttaaatctaaattatatttaaaactgtttgaggggcagactagcatagatgatttctaaaatccattaatatgtACACCACATTAGCACTCCGAGAAACATAGAAATTGataatttgtaaagaattagctgtgggatcataatcagaattatggatgcatggatttttgattaaaatatacccacatgtatttttgtttcaggtcgtaatttatttattaatttcattttaacctcttgctggtgccacggcttgtctctgtatcaatacactgatatttgaggttttgtttagtacgcgctagcaggtgatctgataatcttattgatgttattttgtgaaaacaataacacgttaatactgtgctacaaaaaatgactcgccgtgttgtaacgcgtgcgggtgatgtcatgggttgtcatggcagcgccgatcatcacgggaggggttatcagtggttgtcggagaaacgctggagttccgctggcttccgaggtatccaacccgaatatctaaatcaatacagtgacaacaaaggaatgtgacatataaacctaatgactacattaatgaagcagtaatacacgacagggtgtgtgtgttatcatgaggtaatatcaccacgccttgggtgcgttgggaggcactagacgaagtcgagttcttcaaccacccaggaagtggtgatatatctcatgataacacacagaccctggagtgtattattgctattattaaatgggtctaggaGAGTGTTGTTGACAAATAAAGActttaaaccttattttaataatttttatttgtgtcaccatccactgagagaagtagttccacagtaactaaaaatggttagattaacaattaaatatttgatttaaaactgttttgtagaatattttcttttttggggcttcgctaatagtttcttgtttaaactttgtagatattgaactggatcattgtttcaacgtgtatgtctgggttttgtccagtagatggagctgctgctgttgtgatgttttgtttagcagaatgcagttcacgtaccttgttacaaacgggacggtgctgcacagagcggtacaaactgtgcaattaaaatctccggtagtactacagacgggccgccgatagtcatctctgattaacccaacatgaatataaatacaaactcagtctgtttcaaagagcaccgACGCCGGAGAGTCTAcgagcaggtttaataatatgaatgtgcctgCACGAGAGCCTTGCATCAAACTCAGCGTCCTCTATATAacataaacacattacacaaggggTTGCCAGTGGCTGTAGTGAATTCAGCTCTAATAACTCagccctctctttctctcatatTATATAGTCCTCCTGTTTTACCGAACAGCTCAAAGAACGGAACTTCCGGTTCGCGGATCTAAAGATTCCCCGCATCGGGTGTACCGGTTTGTTACGGAACGTGTTTCGTAAAATGAGTTTATCCAGTAACAGACTATAAACCACAGtcaaaacaaacatgaagagaacatgTTGCCAAGTAGTGGTTTGTTTAACCAATTCCTCATAAAATAAGACTCAGTTGTACACACAGTATCAAACTGAAAAGCTAAACTAATACCTTACTTGGAGCTCTCACCAGGGACCACTTCCAGTAAAAGACGTATAAACCGCAGTGAACAATAAAAACTTGAaattcataacagaaaaaaagacgaACAACCCAAATAAATCTACACACTTTCTGTGATGCTAGAACATGATTatcaatatataatttatttcaccCAAAAAACTTTGCATACTGAAGGTAACATATCAAAAGCAAGAAGgaatataaaaatagggttacagctccatggaggaggaaagtctttgccccAGCATTCACAATGAATTAATGAAGGGTCCTTGAATAACACACCATCTTgaatggcctgatcaggaaacaagcaaagcattcaatgcagtaaggagagaatcccattaacatggccattctgacacaCGAATATATTATCTgtgtagaattagtcaagcacccaccaaaagaaaaaaataaataaatacaaaccaaaacagtctttacaagcaagatttttatttatcaatacacacttttgggcattttccaaaaatatacaactccagctacaaagacaaccactgaacacacccccattgcagctcccagaagggaccacacattgaattggcctgtaagagaagaaagaaacagttagtggaatataaagagatagttatatattttactttaactgcagttgtgttcacatcatgcatattaccgcttctaggcataaagtgaagggatccatctctcttcagctcaattggaccagaagacacaaatgcctttactgcaccaccatccatcccttcagcactgcgacctacaggaggaattaggagtccatcaaaacaaattgacaaatgcatgcaaaatgtccccccctctccccaacagacagagctcttaccaagcctctgtttccctggaatgcaccgtctgctacagaggctgtctgatggccggtttgaatcacatatcacaacactgcagtggaaggaaatctgaaagacagcacaccttgtcaagcaaaactagcatcaatagatcaggcaggaccatcatccaatgaggattactgaattgaaaaacaaatatattgcatcatagtaagtgtttcttgcaaatgtgcagttatatgttttcattccaactcactaaagatttgagcacagtgattatttgctgcttgcaaagcaatccataccatgcattgtggtacaagatccccataccaacactccactttacctgtcctttcagtgcatcccggccgcttgtgaaggaaaacattttcacttcaaacctcttcagatgggatgggaacagcactcttgcattggtggagactgggtgaaagatggtcaagtactcatctgcagagttctcacagctacaaagagaaagtaggtcaggagcacatcagccacaactcaaattcataggttttgtagcagcaataccatattccagcatcttacctgtccacaacaacatcccactttggagagctattcctgtcagcagaataggttgcccagcagttctccaaaaacaattcagcctgtggatccctgctgtacaggagctctacctcaaaatacaagggtcttcgcaagtacttcacaacagggtaatcccgagctccatagaagtcgttttaggttgaatctgcagagatgcaagggagaattttataggtggaaacacgctactagagcatctatatttcaattgccaagtcctacccaatgcaagccgcatgatgactgcaaggtcccccaagccaggctggactacaggtgcaggattattctggtacaagaactgtactaccttggtgtcattgaccagatagtgacaggcaactctcaacctggaaagaggagatggggttagtagagtttcagcctcaaccacaaggatactcaatttgattgcaatccttaccggtaagatgtgaacagaacttcattctcataagtcaggaggttgttgtcaaactcacaaaggctcaggttgcaatgaacttgtagatttagtatggagctgcataccaagttcCAGACTAGCTGATATGGtactctggatcatccccagctgtgtactaatgtagtaccaatttcacaatttaaaaataaaaaaaaatcattggttatgaatattgcaatttcataattgaacacTTTTTTGGGACCTCATGTTTCTTCTAGTTAGTATGATACCACAAGTCAGTCTGCAGAAACTGCTAGAAtatggtattgttttagtaaactctaggagggcaacagcagttattttggatttgttgcaaatacacatttgaatacacagctggtgactcttaagctgcaattggtattaactcatGTATTAGTTTAGTCCCAGCctcaccacgggatcatccccagttagtacgctccttccagttcactgccattgacccaaaaggtctaagcagcacatgcaatgccataaccaatAATCATGTGTCACAAcacctttgtcaactggacaagcagttcaatacaaaggtggcatccttcagatgtccacaattcatgcaagtaattcagcGGATAGAAACACAGGTCACCATGGCTCCCTAGATTGATCCAGGGGTGTTGTGGCCACCTTAtcaatatgttgaacctcctcaaTAGGGTTTTAAATGTggtcaatactaacccttctagttgtgccacaggagttgacattgaagtagaaaacggcattgatagcatcagactgaagaggtCGGCAACTTggatcccttagagttagttgacttggagacaagctggggacagattccactttcacagcaagagctgccatagttccattggtgaagcaatctgaaacacagcatttggagccaggttaaggaaacagattatagcttcaataccacgTCTGGCACAAGGCTGCATatctcaaaagcagctattctaaagaatgctttgtttgcaggagagttaccaatcatctttgtagggaaactgcaggacagggagaagtcagccaccacaaccatggtcccaatatccttaaaggtcaagtcaagtctgcttctgatgcctgaagaactgatcacctacagagacaatacatcaggtcagtaatgtgttaaACCCAAAACAGCTAAACTCATTTTAAAGAGTCATCACTTgcttcatatgtggcatcaactgaattgtatggcacagtcatccagaaattggtagagttggcattatacttgtacagggcaagcagacttccaccaagttctcttgagcccacaaaaggaatccagttgcgacccatgttgccatatgttaccatggtatagaatgcagcaccatcacagtagccagttactgtaggtggaactgcaagaggaagagcagttgtcagggcaatggactggattggttaGAAAAGGGTAGTTGTAGACCAGATAGTCAGGCACTTaatgtctttgagaatggcttcgactacagcaggatgagtaaagggtgtattctctggcagtatattcagcaagtaggtcaggggcagaatgtaggttctggtgtctggaggagttacctgaaagagcaagggtttgtaggattaaacccaaagtcagacagcaagcaacacgtccacaggaagcaagtgttttcaaagggcaattgaatggttgaacaggtgggatgttaccttttgcttcacattggagtcctcaaatggcacctggagagtgtaggtcttggatccattgggaaagacatgctcttggacattataaccttttaggttggcttctggcacagttaacgtctctggtccaactataaattttgaccagctccacatcaggcaggaatgtccccagggtcacattgaacactctggctttaggaacagtgtctgaaattaaagcatgcatttcaaatgaaggatatgaagtggagcactgcaacaaatccctttgatttactgcatgtggacaagttctacatactgtttgacaactggtggccgaggcatgaaaggagtggttattggatgaagtactgtgtacttggtcttctcaggcccatcttgccaggtatgctccagcattggttcaatagagtaagagatcacataggtgttgtccaatacatggctctgaaagcacagaagcatcttaggaggaaagctttaaaatgagaaggatttagatgttgaacttctacataccttgtaatatccaccatcagctcccacaggaatttttacagtgattagctggggaccgacatccagtttataatctcgattatgaatcgttgcagggtcaagcttgcggccatcaactcccatttgaacatcaagggtagtaatttgtggtgtcggaacaagaggaggtagaacacggggaacattccatgtaatctgttctgtgaaggctgttccatctgacagaaaggaacaccatagacttggtatagaaaattcaTACATAAACCTAGAACAGTTTTTGAGCACCGTTGCCctccataagcttactcaccagtaggacatgtaactgcagtgtccaccatcatgaccatccatctttgcttataaaaggtggttgatctcagcacagccattggtacagttaGGATCTGTTGGAGGAGaggggaacttttactaaaacaaaagcaagactaaatagtctggatatactgtattagacaacaatgaagcctagactacttaccacccgaggctggctttctgtggaattgtatgcagctctaaccagaacTCGAGTTGGTGTCGTGTTTATaccatagccatttgtcatggcctgagcaacagtcatggttgtctttatttgctgggagatggaacacaattttccagatgctgttgtcagcagcagttgcctagcaggagaaaatctcattagattagggagtttgaacacaaagcatcacCAGTCTAAAAGGATTTGTCATAacagatgtcatgtttaataaacaggaactaaAACTGAAAGTTGAAAGTTTAATGACACATCACTGAAACCGTTCTAGGTTCAGCGGGCATCTAAGGGAACAGAGAATCCTCAAATACAACTTCGTATGAAAGCCTATGTGAAAGCATGTTGTCTGGATccg
This region includes:
- the LOC131703195 gene encoding zona pellucida sperm-binding protein 2-like, giving the protein MFSFTSGRDALKGQISFHCSVVICDSNRPSDSLCSRRCIPGKQRLGRSAEGMDGGAVKAFVSSGPIELKRDGSLHFMPRSGQFNVWSLLGAAMGVCSVVVFVAGVVYFWKMPKSVY